In Siniperca chuatsi isolate FFG_IHB_CAS linkage group LG16, ASM2008510v1, whole genome shotgun sequence, the following proteins share a genomic window:
- the LOC122863209 gene encoding G-protein coupled receptor family C group 6 member A-like isoform X2, translating into MVQAVEDINKKQELGNLTLGYRILDSCSDVTTALKTTMSFRKNYNRMDGAEQPSPPVLAVVGGYHSEISAAVTRELNLEYIPQISYGSTSSLLSDKTRFPSFMRTVPKDDHQVHAIITFLKGHQWTWVGVVTTDGDYGHYAVVRLQQLAKDHNICFAFISILPDGLGDNSLMNSTEATVKNIIENVNVKVIVSFAKPYHMKNLFRSLLKHSQGRGKVWVASDNWSQSANVLGNWTLSDVGTIYGTTLKSGNTTRFKQYLSNLEVNPDHHKNNTFLSDFLKKQQVKRDGHVMPNDTITEVLMKMIYPYAVFSVELAVRAIAQAVADLCVNRDCKTSQRLQPLELRGALKKATFHMDGKNYSFNNNGDLNTGYDVIRWRQTPPHHDIVAHYSIKSKNFSQKTYQDFLHVTGDVISRCSNSCAPGFWKQSMKGQPVCCHECYPCPEDHFSNTSDSIMCHQCNTETQYSSMGSNKCLDKKPVYLKWNDKYHDTLLAFTALGALLTLAVGIIFFARWNTPVVRSSVGPICVLLLFSLLSTFVSVVLFGGEPEQRQCQARQVLFGLSFTLCVSCIMVKSFKIILAFEFDPRIKSVLKKLYKPYIIIAVCLSGQVLICALWLALKSPKPKWEKLKNKEERLLICNEMSFPAFGAMLSYIGVLALICFGVAFKGRNLPQSYNDAKFITFAMLIYFISWIIFGPVYVSVTGQYLPAVEMVVILISAYGILFCQFFTKCYIILFKKEANTEEAFCQDVRNYSSHNNA; encoded by the exons ATGGTGCAGGCAGTGGAGGACATAAATAAGAAGCAGGAGTTGGGGAACCTAACCCTTGGATATCGTATACTGGACTCCTGCTCTGACGTTACCACTGCACTCAAAACCACCATGTCCTTCAGGAAAAACT ATAACAGGATGGATGGTGCCGAGCAGCCCTCCCCACCTGTGTTGGCTGTCGTCGGTGGTTACCACTCAGAGATATCCGCAGCGGTTACGAGGGAACTCAACCTGGAGTACATCCCTCAG ATAAGTTACGGTTCCACCTCTAGTCTACTGAGTGATAAAACCCGTTTTCCAAGCTTTATGAGGACCGTACCAAAAGACGATCACCAAGTGCATGCCATCATCACTTTCCTAAAAGGCCACCAATGGACCTGGGTCGGTGTAGTGACAACTGATGGTGACTACGGTCACTATGCAGTTGTACGCCTCCAGCAGCTTGCAAAAGACCACAACATCTGCTTTGCCTTCATCTCTATTCTTCCAGATGGTCTGGGTGACAACTCACTCATGAACAGCACCGAAGCTACAGTCAAAAACattattgaaaatgtaaatgtcaagGTCATTGTGTCCTTTGCCAAACCTTACCATATGAAGAATCTCTTTAGAAGTCTTCTCAAGCATTCTCAAGGCAGGGGGAAAGTTTGGGTGGCCAGTGATAATTGGTCACAATCAGCAAATGTACTGGGAAACTGGACTTTGAGTGACGTAGGTACAATCTATGGGACCACGCTTAAATCTGGAAACACAACCAGATTTAAGCAGTATCTCAGTAATCTTGAGGTAAACCCTGATCACCACAAGAACAACACATTCTTGTCTGATTTTCTAAAGAAACAACAAGTGAAAAGAGACGGGCATGTAATGCCCAATGACACAATCACTGAGGTATTAATGAAGATGATATATCCATATGCTGTGTTCAGTGTTGAGTTGGCAGTTCGAGCTATTGCTCAGGCTGTTGCAGACCTCTGCGTCAACAGGGACTGTAAGACAAGCCAGAGATTACAGCCCTTGGAg TTACGAGGAGCCTTAAAGAAAGCAACGTTCCACATGGATGGGAAAAACTATTCATTCAACAACAATGGTGACCTCAACACAGGATATGATGTCATCCGGTGGAGGCAGACCCCACCACATCACGACATTGTAGCTCATTATAGTATAAAAAGCAAGAATTTCTCACAAAAAACATATCAAGATTTCCTACATGTCACA GGAGATGTGATTTCCAGGTGCTCAAACAGCTGTGCTCCAGGCTTCTGGAAGCAGTCAATGAAGGGCCAGCCCGTTTGCTGCCATGAATGCTACCCCTGTCCTGAGGACCACTTTTCCAACACCAGCG ATTCCATAATGTGTCATCAGTGTAATACTGAGACCCAATACTCCTCCATGGGAAGTAACAAGTGTCTCGACAAGAAACCTGTCTACCTGAAATGGAATGATAAGTATCATGACACACTGCTGGCATTTACTGCTCTAGGGGCACTGCTTACCCTTGCTGTTGGGATCATCTTCTTTGCACGCTGGAATACCCCTGTGGTGCGTTCATCTGTGGGCCCCATCtgcgtcctcctcctcttctctctcttgaGCACATTTGTGAGTGTGGTACTATTTGGTGGTGAACCCGAGCAGAGGCAGTGCCAAGCACGACAGGTACTGTTTGGCCTGAGCTTCACCTTATGTGTCTCCTGCATCATGGTCAAGTCCTTTAAGATCATCTTGGCCTTTGAGTTTGACCCCAGAATTAAGAGTGTCCTGAAGAAGCTCTACAAACCTTACATCATTATTGCAGTGTGCTTGTCAGGTCAAGTGCTCATATGTGCCCTGTGGCTTGCACTCAAGTCTCCAAAGCCCAAATGggagaaactgaaaaacaaagaggagcGTCTGCTGATTTGCAATGAGATGTCATTTCCTGCATTTGGAGCCATGTTAAGCTATATTGGTGTTTTGGCTCTTATCTGCTTTGGTGTTGCTTTCAAGGGTAGAAATCTGCCTCAAAGTTACAATGATGCAAAGTTCATCACCTTTGCTATGCTGATTTACTTCATCTCCTGGATCATCTTTGGCCCAGTTTATGTCAGCGTCACAGGCCAGTACCTCCCAGCAGTGGAGATGGTCGTCATCCTCATCTCAGCCTACGGCATCCTGTTTTGTCAGTTCTTCACAAAGTGTTACATTATTCTGTTCAAGAAAGAAGCAAACACAGAGGAAGCTTTCTGCCAGGATGTTAGAAATTATTCCTCGCATAATAATGCATAA
- the LOC122863209 gene encoding G-protein coupled receptor family C group 6 member A-like isoform X1: MKHFFSFYIFASVLQDQVFSTTGFDEATAPGDIIIGGLFPIHESVNVTIEEDGSDTRICNRFSLAWLVQSLIMVQAVEDINKKQELGNLTLGYRILDSCSDVTTALKTTMSFRKNYNRMDGAEQPSPPVLAVVGGYHSEISAAVTRELNLEYIPQISYGSTSSLLSDKTRFPSFMRTVPKDDHQVHAIITFLKGHQWTWVGVVTTDGDYGHYAVVRLQQLAKDHNICFAFISILPDGLGDNSLMNSTEATVKNIIENVNVKVIVSFAKPYHMKNLFRSLLKHSQGRGKVWVASDNWSQSANVLGNWTLSDVGTIYGTTLKSGNTTRFKQYLSNLEVNPDHHKNNTFLSDFLKKQQVKRDGHVMPNDTITEVLMKMIYPYAVFSVELAVRAIAQAVADLCVNRDCKTSQRLQPLELRGALKKATFHMDGKNYSFNNNGDLNTGYDVIRWRQTPPHHDIVAHYSIKSKNFSQKTYQDFLHVTGDVISRCSNSCAPGFWKQSMKGQPVCCHECYPCPEDHFSNTSDSIMCHQCNTETQYSSMGSNKCLDKKPVYLKWNDKYHDTLLAFTALGALLTLAVGIIFFARWNTPVVRSSVGPICVLLLFSLLSTFVSVVLFGGEPEQRQCQARQVLFGLSFTLCVSCIMVKSFKIILAFEFDPRIKSVLKKLYKPYIIIAVCLSGQVLICALWLALKSPKPKWEKLKNKEERLLICNEMSFPAFGAMLSYIGVLALICFGVAFKGRNLPQSYNDAKFITFAMLIYFISWIIFGPVYVSVTGQYLPAVEMVVILISAYGILFCQFFTKCYIILFKKEANTEEAFCQDVRNYSSHNNA; encoded by the exons atGAAACATTTCTTTAGTTTCTATATCTTTGCCTCAGTTTTACAAGACCAGGTTTTTAGTACCACCGGTTTTGATGAAGCCACAGCTCCAGGTGACATTATTATTGGGGGATTGTTCCCAATACATGAAAGTGTTAATGTTACCATTGAAGAAGATGGCAGTGATACAAGGATCTGTAAcag GTTCAGCCTGGCTTGGCTGGTCCAGTCTCTGATAATGGTGCAGGCAGTGGAGGACATAAATAAGAAGCAGGAGTTGGGGAACCTAACCCTTGGATATCGTATACTGGACTCCTGCTCTGACGTTACCACTGCACTCAAAACCACCATGTCCTTCAGGAAAAACT ATAACAGGATGGATGGTGCCGAGCAGCCCTCCCCACCTGTGTTGGCTGTCGTCGGTGGTTACCACTCAGAGATATCCGCAGCGGTTACGAGGGAACTCAACCTGGAGTACATCCCTCAG ATAAGTTACGGTTCCACCTCTAGTCTACTGAGTGATAAAACCCGTTTTCCAAGCTTTATGAGGACCGTACCAAAAGACGATCACCAAGTGCATGCCATCATCACTTTCCTAAAAGGCCACCAATGGACCTGGGTCGGTGTAGTGACAACTGATGGTGACTACGGTCACTATGCAGTTGTACGCCTCCAGCAGCTTGCAAAAGACCACAACATCTGCTTTGCCTTCATCTCTATTCTTCCAGATGGTCTGGGTGACAACTCACTCATGAACAGCACCGAAGCTACAGTCAAAAACattattgaaaatgtaaatgtcaagGTCATTGTGTCCTTTGCCAAACCTTACCATATGAAGAATCTCTTTAGAAGTCTTCTCAAGCATTCTCAAGGCAGGGGGAAAGTTTGGGTGGCCAGTGATAATTGGTCACAATCAGCAAATGTACTGGGAAACTGGACTTTGAGTGACGTAGGTACAATCTATGGGACCACGCTTAAATCTGGAAACACAACCAGATTTAAGCAGTATCTCAGTAATCTTGAGGTAAACCCTGATCACCACAAGAACAACACATTCTTGTCTGATTTTCTAAAGAAACAACAAGTGAAAAGAGACGGGCATGTAATGCCCAATGACACAATCACTGAGGTATTAATGAAGATGATATATCCATATGCTGTGTTCAGTGTTGAGTTGGCAGTTCGAGCTATTGCTCAGGCTGTTGCAGACCTCTGCGTCAACAGGGACTGTAAGACAAGCCAGAGATTACAGCCCTTGGAg TTACGAGGAGCCTTAAAGAAAGCAACGTTCCACATGGATGGGAAAAACTATTCATTCAACAACAATGGTGACCTCAACACAGGATATGATGTCATCCGGTGGAGGCAGACCCCACCACATCACGACATTGTAGCTCATTATAGTATAAAAAGCAAGAATTTCTCACAAAAAACATATCAAGATTTCCTACATGTCACA GGAGATGTGATTTCCAGGTGCTCAAACAGCTGTGCTCCAGGCTTCTGGAAGCAGTCAATGAAGGGCCAGCCCGTTTGCTGCCATGAATGCTACCCCTGTCCTGAGGACCACTTTTCCAACACCAGCG ATTCCATAATGTGTCATCAGTGTAATACTGAGACCCAATACTCCTCCATGGGAAGTAACAAGTGTCTCGACAAGAAACCTGTCTACCTGAAATGGAATGATAAGTATCATGACACACTGCTGGCATTTACTGCTCTAGGGGCACTGCTTACCCTTGCTGTTGGGATCATCTTCTTTGCACGCTGGAATACCCCTGTGGTGCGTTCATCTGTGGGCCCCATCtgcgtcctcctcctcttctctctcttgaGCACATTTGTGAGTGTGGTACTATTTGGTGGTGAACCCGAGCAGAGGCAGTGCCAAGCACGACAGGTACTGTTTGGCCTGAGCTTCACCTTATGTGTCTCCTGCATCATGGTCAAGTCCTTTAAGATCATCTTGGCCTTTGAGTTTGACCCCAGAATTAAGAGTGTCCTGAAGAAGCTCTACAAACCTTACATCATTATTGCAGTGTGCTTGTCAGGTCAAGTGCTCATATGTGCCCTGTGGCTTGCACTCAAGTCTCCAAAGCCCAAATGggagaaactgaaaaacaaagaggagcGTCTGCTGATTTGCAATGAGATGTCATTTCCTGCATTTGGAGCCATGTTAAGCTATATTGGTGTTTTGGCTCTTATCTGCTTTGGTGTTGCTTTCAAGGGTAGAAATCTGCCTCAAAGTTACAATGATGCAAAGTTCATCACCTTTGCTATGCTGATTTACTTCATCTCCTGGATCATCTTTGGCCCAGTTTATGTCAGCGTCACAGGCCAGTACCTCCCAGCAGTGGAGATGGTCGTCATCCTCATCTCAGCCTACGGCATCCTGTTTTGTCAGTTCTTCACAAAGTGTTACATTATTCTGTTCAAGAAAGAAGCAAACACAGAGGAAGCTTTCTGCCAGGATGTTAGAAATTATTCCTCGCATAATAATGCATAA